Sequence from the Mytilus galloprovincialis chromosome 13, xbMytGall1.hap1.1, whole genome shotgun sequence genome:
aagtcaaatgtttttgtttgtacCTCTAGTGTTTTAGATGAGTCAAGTGTTTGTGTTTGCACCTCTAGTGTTTCAGAGGAGTCAAGAGTTTTTGTTTGCACCTCTAGTGTTTCAGAGGAGTCAAGTGTTTGTGTTTGCACCTCTAGTGTTTCAGAGGAGTCAAGAGTTTTTGTTTGCACCTCTAGTGTTTCAGAGGAGTCAAGTGTTTGTGTTTGCACCTCTAGTGTTTATGTTTGCACCTGTAGTGTTTTAGATAAGTCAAGTGTTTTGTTTGCACCTCTAGTGTTTTAGATGAGTCAAGTGTTTATGTTTGCACCTCTTGTGTTTTAGAGGATCAAAGTGTTGGTTTTTGCTCTTCTGGTGTTTAAGAAAAGTCAAGTGTTTGTGTTTGCACCTCTTGTGTTGTAGAGGAGTCAAATGTTTATGTTTGCACTGCTAGTGTTTTAAAGGATTCAAGTGTTTGTGTTTTCACCTCTAGCGTTTTAGAGGAGTCATGTTTTTGCACCTCTAGTGTTTCAGAGGATTCAAGTGTTTGTGTTTGCACCTCTTGTGTTTTAGAGGAGTGAAGCTGTTGTGTTTGCATATTTGGTGTTTTAGAGGTTTTGCACTACTGGTGTTTTTGATGAGTCAATCTGTTGTTTTTGCATTTCTGGTGTTTTAGAGGAGTCTAGCTGTTGTATTTTAGAGCAGACAAGCGTTTGTGTTTGCACCTCCAGTGTTTTAGAGGAGTCAAGAGTTTGTGTCTACACCTCTGGTGTTTTAGAGGAGTCAAGTGGTTGTTTTTGCACTTGTTGTGTTTTAGAGGAGTAAAGCTGTTGTGTTTGGTATGGTCTGTTGTACTGTCCAATATTTTTGTTTGCCAAGTTGCAACAATTGTCAAGACATAAACATTTTGGTTTCCACACAAAATATCAGGCTGCTTCTGTAATTTTTGTCTTGCCTTTTGGTCCCAGTATGCTAGACATAGGGATTGCTAACTGGCGGTGTgaagtaaattatttatataatccTTCATATTTCAAAAGGTagaagaattggatgcttcatacttaatattcaaataccagcaatagttatcctattactctaAATTTATAAGTGAAAATTTCCTGTgaccaaacaatttttttttaatggttacACTTAACTTGAATATAAGGTCAAGGGCAAaagatataaattaaaataatagtacaaaagctcataatttttaataaattaaacgATACATTCAATAAACAATACACGTCAGTTCTGGGAAAACAGTACTTACATAAAAAACTTCACACATAAAAATAAATTCTCTGTAAATTTATATAAGGTACATGTATCAATAAAATGTTCATACAATCTTAaaggcaaacaaaaaaatatatgactgAAGTGTTAATGTAACCTGCCACCGGAACAAACCTAATTAATTATAATGCCTGCCCTTAcacattttatgtaaattttaagtAATACACCATTTGTGTCCAGACATTTAAAGTCAAACATCCTTAAATTACAGAACATTTTACAAGACAGTCTATGTAACCaggtaatatatataaatatttttttttacacaactGACAGAAAGCAATTGCAAGTGTATATATTTTTGGGGCCTTATTTGAAATTAATACACTCAGCAAATTGTTACATGGTACAATGTGGTACAAGCCCTACAAGGATCACAACAATGCTtgaagtgggtctcattggggtctaagcgtgacgcgggattgccaatttttgtaagcgtgacacgtgaaagtcaaataattgtgtcgtgaaaacgggaaatgaagtctagcgggacccgggataacaaaaaaatgagaattgcttacgtaaatagtgtaagcgggatacggaaatctgacaaaacagtaagtcgcatccgggatcggaacccccccaTGAGACCCCCCTTGAAATGCGTCACCATGTTGATATATCAAACAAGGGAGAATGAAACAAAAAATCTGGATGGTGATCATGGTGATTAGGAgattaaaatataagaaaagttcACATACAGAAAGAAATCTTATATAATTAAGAGACAGCTTCTTACATGATGTCctatattttataatatgtttgtatttatgtttgtacaaaaaatgtatatgacaTGCACATGTACATGTTTCAGATTAAAGGACTTTTATAAAGCTAGGTACACAGTCATGAATGttaaatgattgaataaaaaatatgatttagttttgtttttttaaggaatggaaaatacaaacattatcatgattatcatgattattggtTATAAGATACTGAATATAATTAAATCCATAAACCAAAACAAATCAACAGTATTTCATGATCATGCATTGAATTATATATGAACATGATAAATACAAACCAATGTTTTACTCTCAGACATGTCAGTTTGAATAACAAGTGTCTTCATTTACTCATACAAATAAGCAGAATAGTTTTTGAATTATGCATGGTAAAAACAATGTGACTAATATATATCTACATATATCACGTATATTAAAATAGACTCCAATGTATTGTACCTGTCAATGCCTGCTGTATATAATTTTCAAAGAGCCCTAATATCAAATTTGTCTCTTTGCCACAGACTTGCATGTAGATGCTGTCCCCCTTTAAATATAgactacatgtacaatgtatgtgtaCAAAATGTAACACTcttgttttaacatttttaactCTCAtggaattgttaaaaaaattgtcatgCTTAACtgacatttaaaaacaatttaataagCATGATATTGTCtgttcaatggtcgggttgttgtctctttgacacattccccatttccattctcaatttcatgatCATTAATGATTTAATCATATAAAACTTGTGTAAactttatatttaacaaataataatttGTCTACTTGTAACATTCTCAGATTCTTAAATCAATAGCATCAAACGTAACCAATTTTACTTTCCATTACACACAGTTACATGAACATTTATACATCTTgcacaatacaaaaataaaataccagaaataaaataccagaaataaaatacaagaaatttgtattaagaactaatgtacaaaatgatgctgatattttaaataaatatgtctCTGAAACAATGTTTTTTGTAATGATGGATGTTATGATAATGCTTATtaattgtatgtacatgtacatttgtatgtgtTCCTGTATTCCattaatttataacaacaaaaattACATTTCCTAATTGTTAGATTATCTAAAGGTTTTGAAACACAGATCTATCTGCTAAAGCAATGCCCAATATGAAAAGTATTCCCATCAACAAGTTAAGTTTGGCAATATCATGTGGCAGTCTTTGGAGATTTCCTTTCATGTATTCTCTTTCAAGATTAAAAGCTTGAAATATACAAAGCAACGGCAAGAAAATCCATTTTGAAATGTTCATTCCCATCACAGCAATAATGATAAATGGAATAAAAAGCAATGCTGTGAATAACAGATATGATCCAGTCTTTCCAAGTAGGATTGCCAGAGTCACTATTCCTGCTCTGTGATCTGAATCCATGTCTCTCACATTGTTTGAATGTAAAATTGCCTCCGTGTTCAAAGCTAAAGGTATTGCATATAACATTGGCACTAATGATAAATGACCACACTGTGATAAATAGGCAAAGAGTACAGAAAGTGGtccaaatgtaaatataattagtATGTCTCCAAGAGCAATATATTTCAATCCAAACCCTCCTGTATATAAGAAACTACTGGAGAGTCCGCCAAAGTACACAAGTGCCAAATGTTCCATTCGAGCCGATGTTGTAAGTGTTAATATGAGGAACCCTATAcaaccaaataaataaaatatagctCCAAGTCTGGCAACATCTTGTGGCGACAAAATCATGTCTACAAGTGTCCGATCATCTGATGATTTTGTGTCTATACCTTGGATGAAATCATAATAGGTATTTACAAGGTTTCCTGCCGCGTGTATTGACAAAGCAGTTAAACAAGCTATAACGAATGAGACGAAACTAAAGTCTCCTGTGGATTTGTATGCTAATGTACTCCCCAACGCTACTGGTGTAAAACTTGCAGTGAAAGACCATGGTCTTAAGGCTGCAACATATTTTTTACATTcaagtatcaaattttgtttaGAAAACAATGCCCGTCGTTCTTTATCACCGGCATAGGAAACCGCTCCATTGGCTTCGTTTTCTTTGGGTTTCATTACGGTCTTAGAAGAAAAATGCTTACGAAATGAATAGTTCCAACACTGATTTATTATTTCATCAAAGTCATTTTAGACCTCCGCATGCTACTTTCGTTTTCATTCTAATAAGCGCTTGAAAGATTTTAAaagggtctcactaattagagacAAGAAACATCGaaaagcgacaagaagcgacaaaaagaataattttagcgacaagaagactatttaccGACAAgtattaaaattacttatttcaaataaatattaaaaaaataggtagtggctattttgccggctctGACAAAACAGCATCTTATGTGCTATTTTGCCGGTGtcctatagccattcttcccccatgccaatTTTCCCGGGGGGAAAATCTGGATCGATCCAATATttccccccggaaaaattggcatgatcCAACTTTTCCCCCTCAGCGTTTTAGGGAGAAAACGAGGATCAGGCCAATTTTTCCCCCTTTGCGGCATGAGAAGCTAGTTTATCCCCTTGTAATATAACATCGGCGACGTCAGTTAGAAATATTTATCCTAATAAaagaatattatctttttttattagttttgcgCTACCAAATCTTCATCATATTCATATACATttgatatgtatttatatatacgtACATGTTATATTCATACACACgaagaaataataaataataataatgaaaatttataaagcgccctatataaaaaataaaaattactctaaGGCGCTGTACATACACATGGTAATTAGAAACAAATCAATGCCAAtattaacataaaacataaaaaatacatcGTGTCAgattcaaatattgaaataaaaattgccTACCATAAACTAAAAGGTCAATACGAAATACATGTTAAGACAAagaattaaaaattaacaatatagGCTAAAAGCATGCAGAACAAGCAAAAACTCTAAAACGAAATACAAAGAGTAAAAAAGCCCGTAAAAGAGAAAAgaattcaatctaattaaaaagcAATGCGATAAAAACGAGTTTTTAGCTGTGATTtaaaacactctagggacttgcATTGTCTTAAACTGTTCGGGAGATTGTTCCATAGAGATGCCACTGCCCAATCAAATTGTCTTTCACCGTACGTCTTCGTCCTCACTTTTGGAACGGTGAGTAGTTTTGTGGAACGCAAAGATCGGTTTGGCACGTGTAGATTGACTAGTTCCCGAATGTAAGCAGGGTCAATGTCATTCAAATCGCAGTACACATACGTCAGTATTTTGTATTGTGGTCTATATTGGACGGGTAACCAATGTAAAACAGCAAGTATCGGTGTaatatgttcatgtttttttgtcCTGAACATTTTTTTGTCCAAAGAACATTCTGATGTGGCGATCAAATCCATTCTTTTTTTGTGAACCCTTGGTTTCGTTGACTAAATGAATACAATTACTTTAACCACTTCTGGTCAGTTTGAAGATTTTCCCCTGGACAGATGTCTTTGATGTCTCCGACATAATATGGTGAAATGACTTTACATGCATATGATAAATCATGTTTGTACCACAAAGTAAAATAACCCATCAAAGACATTAATAGAGAAAAATACTCGTCGCCTGAAAGATTTCATTCAGGAGAAGAGGTCCGATAAGGATGAATTTCATCAAATCCAGAGGAGATATGTTCACCCTCTCCAACCAGCATGGGAGACGTGGAAGCACAGAACTACCCCCATTAGTGTGAGCTGTTCAAGGTCTACAAATATATCCCGCCTGCCCTTAAGGTGCATAGGATCGACCACGATCCAgcactaatgatacaaatatcCACCGAAGTTACACTGACGTGGTAGTAAGTAGTTAAaggccaccgtacggcctccaacattgaaaaaaaaaccatttagtCGGCTATTAAATCCCCCGAccattaaaatttgaagaaaaaaatcaaacaaaacttacggccttattaataacaaaataatttacgaaaaataaaCTGGACTGACATGAACtatgaacaacaaccactgaactacatgttCCTGGCTTTGGAATGGGCATTggcacataaacaatgtggtggccATAAACTCAACCCTCCCCAATGAACCCAACCTAGGACAGCACACTACaataaaaaactgtaaaatatcagttgcaattgGCTTCCCAAAAAATGTTGGTACGGTGCACAATAATCACTAAgtcttacataaaaacaatagacacaaattAAAGCACTTAAAtaaaagtactcgcagttactgaaagctttTTCAAAGCAAGTGAAAATGTAGACGGACTAGTGGACATAGACAGACTGGTGAATATGAAATCAGACGGGTGAATATGTAGACAGACTTATAAACAGACATGCAGTTGAGAATGTACAAAGACtaggggaaataaaaaaaaaaagacaaattagtTGACACAAAGACAGACTGATAAACCTGTAGACCGACTTGTGTTTATATAAAAGAActaaaaattttatatatataaatctttttcTAACACTGTTCGGTTTAATTCCAGAACACAGTATACACAGTGAAATCTAGAATATAGGGGGGAATATTGGCATGGGGGAAAAGTGACTATACATATACGTATTGTCAAATTTCCGCGGGGGAAGAATGGCAATGATCCAAAATTTCCCCGGGGGAAATATTGGCTCATGCCAGTCTTTCCCCGGGGGGAAAAactggcatgggggaagaatggctatataacacCGGCTCCGGCATAATAGCCTCCTTGGCGCTATTTTGCCGGCTCCGGCAAAATAGCAATTTAAaaagagttttgctattttgccggtcttaTTTCAGATTATTAATCAAGacttatatatgaaatatatttttgaggAAACTATTGAAGCAAAAATGATATATGTAGCTAGATGTCAATAAAATTTTATTCTTCGCCTTGCCTAGTCTTCGTAGTCGCTCAATGTCTTCAATTTTGGTGAACTGCGCTCATTTAATTACGtactgtgtttttgttagatgtatatTATTTGtacaaccattattccgacagcccgttactccgacagcccattattccgacaatgCATCTGTCTTAAAGGGAAGTAAGCGGCAAGCCGATAAGTTGTAAACAATTTGTTGTGATGAAAAAACATTACTATGTAACACTATGAATAGCAAGAGCAGTAAAAGGAAAGCAAATGCAAGTAACGGAAATGCGTCTAGTGAAACTGAACTTAAAAAGCCgtcaaaaaaacaacaaaagaagtCTAAAATCGTAAATAAAGAAGCTATCGGTCCTGTGCCGAACGAGTCGAGTGCACCTAAaacaatgacaaatgtaaacaattcaaatacaaGTGCAAGTGGTCTATCGCATCAAAATATATTGCAATACAATCCAGACTCCAGTTATTTATCAATTGTGAACCCATCATTACAATATGCACAACAAATGCAATCGTTTCAGCCGTTTCAACGAACACCACATCAACAAATGGTTCAACCCCCCTTTTGTTCTACTCCAAACATGGTACATCCTCCACCAAATTCTTCTCCATCCATGATGTCACAGAGACCAGTGTGGGTTGATGAATTATTCACAAATATGCGTCATATCGAAACAAGGTTAGATAAACTTGATCAAATTGGTATATTAGTGAGCTCTATGAATATGAAAGTTATACAAGTAGAGCAAGAAACAAAATCACTTAGTGAAAGATTTGCAGCTGTTGAAATCTCAACACAATATGTTAGTGACCAATATGAAGACCAAAAAACCAAATGTAACGAACTAAAATCAAGTGTCATCAACATAGAAAAAACTATAAATACCCAACATTCAGATGTCTCGAgcgttgaaaaaaaaatgacagcacagaaaaaagaaattgaacaatcatttgaaaaaatgaaaaacttgaatgaaaaAATGAGAGAAGATCTCTTAGATacacaaataaaatcaaatattgagAACTTAATTTTTTATAACATTCCTGAAAAAGATGATGAAGATTGTCTAGAAGAATCCTTGATATTCtgtgaaaaaaacttaaaaatgcCAAATATGCGCGAATCCATCCAGATACTGAAAGCCAATAGAATGGGTAACAAAGGTGAGAGGATCCGTCCAATTCTGGTCAAATTTGGTAGTTTTAAACAGCGTGAGGAAGTgagaaaaaatggtaaaaaccTAAAAGACACCAATTTTGGAATTTCAGAACAATTGCCAGGTGAAATACAAAAACGAAGGAAAACTCTACTACCTGAACTTAAAAAACTGCGCGATGAAGGACATAAAGCTGAATTTGTGAGAGACAAGATACATGTTGGTGgcaaagaatacaaaaaatagcAGCACACTAGAGGGCAATTTAATAACATTAGATGTCTCAGTTGGAACGTTCATggtttatattcatgttttgatgATAATGACTTCCTAAATATGATCAATgaatatgatttaatttttttatgtgaaacTTGGTTGAGTGATAGCGAAAGGCTTGATATCTCAAATTTCGAAATTTTAACAAGCTTTTCTAGAAAAAAGAATATTGGAGTTAGAAGGGAAGGTGGTATTTCTGTTTACTGCAAACCTTATATTTATAACGGTattattgaagaaaaaatattaacaaatggtATTGTTTTAGTGAAactaaaaaaagatttttttcatatgcaagatgacatgtatatatgttttgtttatattccACATGAAAGATCGtcattttattgtcgagccttcgactttagtcgaaaaagcgagactgagcgatcctacattccgtcgtcgtcggcgtcgtcgtcgtcgtcgtcggcggcgtccacaaatattcactctgtggttaaagtttttgaaattttaataactttcttaaactatactgaatttctaccaaacttggacagaagcttgtttatgatcataagaaagtatccagaagtaaattttgtaaaaataaaattcctttttttccgtattttacttataaatggactttgtttttctgcgaggaaacattacattcactctgtggttaaagtttttaaaattttaataactttcataaactatccttgatttgtaccaaacttggacagaagcttgtttataatcataagatagtatcaagaagaaaattttgtaaaaataaatttccacttttccgtattttacttataaatggacttagtttttttgccagaaacaaaacattcactctgtggtttaagtttttaaaatttttataatgttcttaaactatcctggatttctaccaaacttagacagaagcttgtttctgatcataagatattattcagaagtaaattttgtaaaaaaaaattcactttttccgtattttacttatcaatggacttagtttttcttccagttaacattacatacagtctgcagttaaagtttatacaacatttattagattcataaactatcctggattttttaccaaacttggaagcttctttcaatcaaaagacagtatcgagagggaaatttttattgatgtttttccacattttgttgagtctgcgattaacagcaaaagtaggcgagacactgggttccgcggaacccttacgaatttttcaataaatgattgtgactttttaaattgtattgaGAGTATTTTTTTAGAATATTGTAACAAAGGTAGTGTGTTTGTATGCGGCGATTTTAATAGTCGCACTGGTTTATTAAATTAATGATATTTTACCTTCTGATAATCTAGATAGGTACATTGATGTTATGTGGCATGATGAAGTTCCCAATATCCCAACTCGTTGTTCGTTGGATACTACTGCTAACCGATTTGGTAAATTGCTTATACAACTGTGCTATAACACCGGTCTAACAATTTGCAATGGAAGACTTGGAAATGATCGAGATggaaaatttacattttgttcACCTAATGGTCGCAGTTTAATTGACTATATGTTAGCTtcaccaaatgattatgataaaatTTCAAACTTTGGCATTCTTAATATTAATGAATTTTCAGACCACTCACCCCTTGTGTTTGACGTTGGTATCAAAACTGTTACAGAAGAAAATTTGCCAAAAGTATCCAGCTTTATAAAATGGGAAAAAGATAAAGTGGAAGAATATAAAACTAAGTTGAACTTGCACAAGAACGTTATGACTGAGATTGTTGAAAATTTACAACAAGTTGGTGATGCAAACTCGGCGGCAAAGTCATTAACGgatattatttataattgtgCGTTTGAGGTGTTCGGTAGTTCAAGATTGACCCATGAAAAGGAATTTAATCAGACAGTAAAACATAATGAGTGGTTCAACCAGAGATGTAAACTTGAGAAAGCTCAGTTCAATTCAGTTCGTAATACCTTTTTACGTAATGGAAATGAagcaaacaaacaattatatatacaggcacgaacaaaatataacaagattaaacGTTCTgcaaaatttcaatataaaaaatcgAAAGGTATTGAATTGTGCAAACTGGCAAAAACGGAACCAAAAGCATTTTGGTCAAAAATTAGACGAAAAACCAAATCATCGTGTAAAGTTGATGCGGACAGTATGTACAAGCACTTTAAAGCCGTCTTGGGTGGTGACCAAAAAGAAATATCGTCAGATATTAGAAAATTAATTAACGATCCATATGTGAATAATCTTTCTATTGAAGAACTTGACTGCGCTATCACAGATTTCGAAATTAAAGACGCACTTAAAAACCTTCGAATGGGTAAAAGTCCAGGATTCGATAAAATCATAGGAGAAATGTTCATGTCCGATTCCGAACTTTTTGTGCCTATTCTACTGACGCTTTTTAACTTTCTGTTCGATAATGGTTATTACCCTGAAAATTGGAGTGATGGAATTGTTATTTCTGTGCCGAAAAAAGGGGACCTGTCAAACCCAAATAATTATAGACCAATCATActtgtcagtatattttcaaaACTGTTTACTTATATTTTGAACAAACGTCTTATAACATGGGCTGAAGAGAACGAAAAGCTATTAGCAAACCAATTTGGATTCCGACCGAATAAATCAACAATTGATGCAATTTTCGTGCTTCATGGTATTATTTCTCATActttacaaaataaagaaaa
This genomic interval carries:
- the LOC143055855 gene encoding ubiA prenyltransferase domain-containing protein 1-like, which gives rise to MKPKENEANGAVSYAGDKERRALFSKQNLILECKKYVAALRPWSFTASFTPVALGSTLAYKSTGDFSFVSFVIACLTALSIHAAGNLVNTYYDFIQGIDTKSSDDRTLVDMILSPQDVARLGAIFYLFGCIGFLILTLTTSARMEHLALVYFGGLSSSFLYTGGFGLKYIALGDILIIFTFGPLSVLFAYLSQCGHLSLVPMLYAIPLALNTEAILHSNNVRDMDSDHRAGIVTLAILLGKTGSYLLFTALLFIPFIIIAVMGMNISKWIFLPLLCIFQAFNLEREYMKGNLQRLPHDIAKLNLLMGILFILGIALADRSVFQNL